In a single window of the Pontibacter russatus genome:
- a CDS encoding glucoamylase family protein: MKQKQLWYGFILLLCTLLSCDDDKVTRPTPGNATPDAPTVPTSTAADRELLDKVQESTYRYFWDYAHPASGMARERTGSGDIVTSGGTGFGVQAIIVAVHRGWITREQAVERLHKLTDFLSAADRFHGAWSHWMNGSTGRAIAFSAKDNGGDLVETSFLINGLLTARAYFDGAGEEAALRQRITELWETVEWDWYASRGDGLLYWHWSPDYAWEMNMPIRGWNEALITYVLALSSPTHPIGAEVYQKAWVQPSFGFPMNYEGYILNMGPTYGGPLFFAHYSFLSLDPRQMEDAYTNYWLQNLNHTMANRSYCLLSAPKDYRYSEGFWGLTASDDPEGYMAHHPGNDNGTVAPTAALGSFPYTPYYSMQALRHFYNALGPQLIGEYGLKDAHNKARNWTSPDHLAIDQGPVVAMLENYRSGLLWSLFTDLPEIQAGLAKLNIREPVYKTGFPLVVADIQKGWVDLLKHPDLNAYRVEVATKEAGIYTLLLLNKDGSTALTLWDSES, translated from the coding sequence ATGAAACAAAAACAGCTTTGGTACGGCTTCATCCTGCTGCTCTGCACGCTGCTGTCCTGTGACGACGACAAGGTGACCCGGCCAACGCCTGGAAATGCAACACCTGACGCCCCCACAGTTCCCACCTCAACCGCTGCCGACAGGGAACTGCTGGACAAGGTGCAGGAGAGCACGTACCGGTATTTCTGGGATTACGCCCACCCGGCTTCCGGCATGGCCCGCGAGCGAACCGGGTCCGGGGACATCGTGACAAGCGGGGGAACAGGCTTTGGGGTGCAGGCGATTATCGTGGCGGTACACCGTGGCTGGATAACGCGGGAACAGGCGGTGGAGCGGCTACACAAACTGACTGACTTTCTAAGCGCCGCCGACCGCTTCCACGGGGCCTGGAGCCACTGGATGAACGGCAGCACCGGCAGGGCCATCGCTTTCAGCGCCAAAGACAACGGGGGCGATTTGGTAGAAACTTCCTTCCTGATAAACGGCCTGCTGACTGCACGTGCCTATTTTGACGGAGCAGGCGAAGAGGCAGCGCTACGGCAGAGGATTACGGAACTGTGGGAAACGGTGGAGTGGGACTGGTATGCCTCCAGGGGCGACGGCCTGCTGTATTGGCACTGGAGCCCGGATTATGCCTGGGAGATGAACATGCCCATCCGCGGCTGGAATGAGGCGCTTATTACATACGTGCTGGCGCTTTCCTCTCCCACACACCCTATCGGGGCGGAGGTGTACCAAAAGGCTTGGGTGCAGCCCAGTTTTGGCTTCCCGATGAACTATGAGGGGTATATACTCAACATGGGGCCGACCTACGGCGGTCCGCTGTTCTTCGCCCATTATTCTTTCCTTAGCCTGGATCCGCGGCAAATGGAGGATGCCTACACCAATTACTGGCTGCAGAACCTGAACCACACCATGGCCAACCGCTCTTACTGCCTCCTCTCCGCTCCTAAAGATTACCGCTACTCGGAGGGCTTCTGGGGCCTCACCGCCTCCGACGATCCGGAAGGCTATATGGCCCATCACCCCGGCAACGACAACGGCACGGTGGCGCCCACGGCGGCTTTAGGTTCTTTTCCTTACACACCCTACTACAGCATGCAGGCGCTGCGCCATTTTTATAACGCGCTGGGGCCTCAGCTTATCGGGGAATATGGTTTGAAAGACGCCCATAACAAAGCCCGCAACTGGACTTCCCCCGACCACCTGGCCATTGACCAGGGACCGGTTGTGGCGATGCTGGAGAATTACCGCAGCGGCCTGCTCTGGAGCCTGTTCACCGATTTGCCGGAGATACAGGCGGGGCTGGCGAAACTGAACATCCGGGAGCCGGTATATAAAACAGGCTTTCCGCTGGTGGTGGCCGATATACAGAAAGGCTGGGTAGACCTGCTGAAGCATCCGGACCTGAACGCCTATCGCGTGGAGGTGGCTACGAAAGAGGCCGGCATCTACACCCTGCTGCTGCTGAACAAAGACGGCAGCACCGCCCTGACGCTATGGGACAGCGAGAGCTAG
- a CDS encoding SusC/RagA family TonB-linked outer membrane protein produces the protein MKKYILLLWMCLLNVGSLYAQGDITVQGTVTDAATGDPLIGAGVAVKGTTLGTQTDATGNFTITAPPTGTLVVDYLGYERTETPINGQTTIEIQLGTSAQQLEQVVVVGYGTQEKRDITGSISSVEGEEIARQASQNPVSAMQGKVAGVQITNSGAPGASPQVRIRGTGSAYGKVEPLYVVDGTFVDDLSFLNPADIASMEVLKDASSAAIYGVRAANGVVLVTTKRGAAGDMRVNYNGFVGIQRVTNKLEMANARQYATLVNEKVGSELVDPNAPSTDWYDQVLRTAKIHNHQVSVSGGSEKVTYSASAGYLNQQGIVEGHDYERITARLQTDLNITDNIKVGYSGIFYNYDSKDIPGGIFYQSYVAPPVLPVFRPDGNYGDPADIGVGNFANPQATLDWFNQTSGGQQMTGNVFGEVQFLENFTFRTSLGLNYGINEYRNYVSQDSLTTIQFAERSLLNKSRTKSSSWLIENTLTYDKTFGDHEVTALLGTSAQEDREELFLGRANDVPFESEANLYLSLGDPETFFIENRGDRFTFLSYFGRVNYSFKNRYLFTGTLRYDASSKFPADERWDYFPSIGLGWIVTEEPFMSTQTIFNNLKLRASWGKLGNEGVPTGLFIVPVNNDPRYAAIFSNTPYVGRNITTAVPPRLLWEVVNETDIGVEMAFLDYRLTLEADWYNKETKDAIFDAPQLGTQGYSSGVLRGNFADFRNTGFEFVAGWEDEAGTDFSYNVGVNFSTNRNEVTALATGNNELFSGGVGVAGNLASVSRIGDPIGSFYGYVVDGIFQTEGDVAGSAQPGAKPGDFIYRDQNNDGLINSLDKVILGNPNPGYFYGINTGFRYKNFDLQVDIQGVADVDIYNANRNVRFGNENYDADFFENRWHGAGTSNTYPSANLAGSNLDVNSWYVEKGDYIRLRNLQLGYNLPTDLVGKWSMQTARIFLNAQNPVTIFDYNGFSPEVGGSPLNAGIDSNVYPLSATYNLGVNVTF, from the coding sequence ATGAAGAAATACATTTTACTACTGTGGATGTGTCTGCTGAATGTTGGTTCGCTGTATGCCCAGGGTGACATAACGGTGCAGGGCACCGTGACGGATGCAGCGACCGGCGATCCCCTCATCGGCGCCGGGGTGGCCGTGAAGGGGACAACCCTCGGCACGCAGACAGACGCGACTGGAAATTTTACAATTACGGCTCCGCCCACCGGAACGCTGGTGGTGGATTACCTCGGCTACGAACGGACAGAGACGCCCATTAACGGACAGACTACAATCGAGATTCAACTGGGGACTTCGGCCCAGCAGTTGGAGCAGGTGGTGGTAGTGGGCTACGGTACGCAGGAGAAGCGCGATATAACCGGCTCCATCTCATCTGTGGAAGGGGAGGAGATAGCCCGGCAGGCTTCTCAGAACCCGGTGAGCGCCATGCAGGGCAAAGTGGCCGGCGTGCAGATAACCAACTCCGGCGCGCCGGGAGCCTCGCCGCAGGTGCGCATCCGGGGTACGGGCTCGGCCTATGGCAAAGTGGAACCGCTCTATGTGGTGGACGGTACCTTTGTGGATGACCTGAGCTTCCTGAACCCGGCAGACATTGCGTCGATGGAGGTTTTGAAGGATGCCTCCAGCGCGGCCATATATGGCGTGCGGGCTGCCAACGGGGTGGTGCTGGTGACTACCAAGCGCGGAGCGGCCGGAGATATGCGCGTCAACTACAACGGCTTTGTGGGAATTCAGCGCGTGACGAACAAACTGGAGATGGCGAACGCCCGGCAGTATGCCACGCTTGTCAATGAAAAGGTGGGTTCAGAGTTGGTTGACCCAAATGCCCCCTCCACCGATTGGTATGACCAGGTGTTGCGCACCGCCAAAATTCACAACCACCAGGTATCTGTGTCCGGCGGTAGCGAGAAAGTGACCTACAGCGCCAGCGCGGGCTACCTGAATCAGCAGGGCATTGTGGAAGGCCATGACTACGAACGCATAACAGCCCGCCTGCAGACGGACCTAAACATCACTGACAATATAAAGGTAGGCTACAGCGGCATTTTTTACAACTACGATTCCAAGGATATACCGGGTGGCATTTTCTACCAGTCCTATGTGGCGCCTCCCGTTCTCCCTGTTTTCAGGCCGGATGGCAACTACGGCGATCCGGCTGATATAGGTGTGGGCAACTTTGCCAACCCCCAGGCGACTCTCGATTGGTTCAACCAGACATCGGGCGGGCAGCAGATGACGGGCAACGTTTTCGGGGAGGTGCAATTCCTGGAGAACTTTACCTTCCGCACTAGCCTGGGCCTCAACTACGGCATCAACGAGTACCGGAACTACGTATCGCAGGACTCCCTGACGACAATACAGTTTGCTGAGCGCAGCCTGCTCAACAAGTCCAGGACCAAATCGTCCAGCTGGCTGATTGAGAACACCCTGACCTACGACAAGACTTTTGGCGACCATGAGGTGACGGCATTGCTGGGTACATCTGCCCAGGAAGACCGGGAGGAGCTTTTCCTGGGAAGGGCCAACGACGTGCCTTTTGAATCGGAGGCAAACCTGTACCTGAGCCTGGGCGACCCAGAGACATTCTTTATTGAGAACAGGGGCGACAGGTTTACCTTCCTGTCCTACTTCGGACGGGTAAACTACAGCTTCAAAAATCGCTACCTGTTCACGGGCACGCTGCGCTACGACGCCTCCTCTAAGTTCCCCGCAGACGAGCGCTGGGATTACTTCCCTTCCATCGGGCTGGGCTGGATTGTGACGGAAGAGCCATTCATGAGCACCCAGACGATTTTTAATAACCTGAAACTGAGAGCCAGCTGGGGAAAACTGGGGAACGAGGGGGTTCCAACCGGGCTCTTCATCGTACCCGTCAATAATGACCCACGTTATGCGGCTATCTTCAGTAATACTCCCTACGTTGGAAGAAACATAACGACAGCAGTGCCTCCCAGGCTCCTCTGGGAAGTTGTGAACGAGACGGATATAGGCGTGGAGATGGCCTTTCTGGATTACCGCCTGACCCTGGAGGCTGACTGGTACAACAAAGAGACGAAGGATGCCATTTTTGATGCGCCACAACTCGGTACACAAGGGTATTCCAGTGGCGTTCTCCGGGGCAATTTTGCTGACTTCCGCAACACAGGATTTGAGTTTGTCGCTGGCTGGGAGGATGAAGCCGGAACTGATTTCAGTTACAACGTGGGGGTGAATTTCTCAACAAACAGAAATGAGGTGACCGCGCTCGCGACAGGTAACAACGAACTCTTTTCGGGTGGTGTAGGCGTGGCCGGCAACCTGGCCTCTGTCTCCCGCATCGGCGACCCGATTGGCTCTTTCTATGGGTACGTGGTAGACGGCATTTTCCAGACAGAGGGGGATGTGGCGGGCTCTGCACAGCCAGGTGCGAAGCCCGGCGACTTCATCTACAGAGATCAGAACAACGATGGCCTCATCAACAGCCTGGATAAAGTGATACTGGGCAACCCGAACCCTGGCTACTTCTACGGCATCAACACCGGTTTCAGGTACAAGAACTTCGACCTGCAGGTAGATATTCAGGGGGTGGCGGATGTGGATATATACAACGCCAACCGCAACGTCCGTTTTGGTAACGAGAACTACGATGCAGATTTCTTCGAGAACCGCTGGCATGGGGCGGGTACCTCCAACACGTACCCATCTGCCAACCTGGCTGGCTCCAACCTGGATGTGAACAGCTGGTACGTGGAGAAAGGGGATTATATCCGGCTCCGGAACCTGCAGCTGGGTTATAACCTCCCTACCGACCTGGTGGGCAAGTGGAGCATGCAGACCGCCCGAATTTTCCTGAACGCGCAGAACCCCGTTACCATCTTCGATTACAACGGCTTCTCACCGGAAGTAGGGGGCAGCCCGCTCAACGCGGGTATCGACTCAAACGTGTACCCGCTCTCGGCTACTTACAACTTGGGTGTGAACGTAACTTTTTAA
- a CDS encoding SGNH/GDSL hydrolase family protein has protein sequence MKRHNTLHLVLLLLCYLVLPAAARAQEEKPPFWDEIQAYKQQDSVQMPPKDAILFVGSSSFRMWDDMQKMFPKHTVINRGFGGSTLLDLKRYLGDIVLPYQPKQIVIYSGENDLAGGTVQAPEVLERFQDVFTSIRQELPEVPIVYVSIKPSPSRWQYKPVMEEANKLIRAYMKAQPHTTFVDTYSLMLGKNKKPKPEIFLEDSLHMNNKGYQIWQKALSPHLKR, from the coding sequence ATGAAGCGACACAACACCTTACACCTCGTCCTGCTGCTGCTATGTTATCTCGTGCTGCCTGCGGCGGCCCGGGCCCAGGAAGAGAAACCGCCGTTCTGGGATGAAATCCAGGCTTACAAACAGCAGGACAGTGTGCAGATGCCGCCAAAGGACGCTATCCTGTTCGTGGGTAGTTCCTCGTTCCGGATGTGGGACGATATGCAGAAAATGTTCCCGAAGCACACCGTCATCAACCGGGGTTTCGGCGGCTCTACCCTGCTGGACCTAAAACGCTACCTCGGCGACATTGTGCTGCCATACCAGCCGAAGCAGATTGTCATTTACTCCGGAGAGAACGACCTGGCTGGTGGCACGGTACAGGCGCCGGAAGTGCTGGAACGCTTCCAGGATGTGTTCACGTCCATTCGACAGGAATTGCCGGAGGTGCCCATCGTGTACGTATCCATCAAGCCGAGCCCTTCGCGGTGGCAGTACAAACCCGTGATGGAGGAGGCAAACAAACTCATCCGCGCCTATATGAAGGCTCAACCCCACACAACCTTTGTGGATACTTACAGCCTGATGCTGGGCAAAAACAAAAAGCCGAAACCGGAGATATTTTTAGAGGACAGCCTGCACATGAACAACAAGGGCTACCAGATATGGCAAAAAGCCCTGTCTCCTCATCTGAAAAGATAG
- a CDS encoding RagB/SusD family nutrient uptake outer membrane protein, which translates to MKNIFYNTKRRSLVLVCALALGGLGACDDSFLDVEPEGSGRASDFFNSQQDALEAVNSMYGNLREWNNIAFAWLAVSTITSDNAEKGSVPGDAGFLDDFDDFTVTSTEGQLNGFWVGQYQGINLTNQVLANVPDIEMDEQLKARLLAEAKFIRAYHYFNLVRVFGGVPIVSKLPETLEEANPPRATKEEVYNFIISDLQEAAAVLPVSYDAANVGRATKGAALGMLAKVQLYQENWQEVLNLTEQVMSMGYSLTPSYADIFTLSGENNIESIFEIQAMTIPGNCGASNSQWAEVQGVREQFGWGFVEPTEDLVNAFEEGDERMEATILFRGEVTPAGDKIKETVPNPRYNQKAYVPGSVTTECGYAKDQNIRILRFAEVLLMHAEAANELGMIEEALESVNRVRERAGLEPIASATQEELRNIIWHERRVELALENGDRFFDLVRQGRAGEVLRAQGKQFKDGVNEVMPIPQQQISLSEGVLTQNPGY; encoded by the coding sequence ATGAAAAATATATTCTATAACACAAAACGTCGGTCGCTGGTGTTGGTGTGTGCGCTTGCTTTGGGTGGTTTGGGTGCCTGCGATGACTCGTTTCTGGACGTAGAGCCGGAGGGCAGCGGGCGCGCTTCTGACTTTTTTAACTCGCAGCAGGACGCTTTAGAGGCAGTGAACTCCATGTACGGCAACCTGCGGGAGTGGAACAACATCGCATTCGCCTGGCTGGCTGTCAGCACCATTACTTCTGATAACGCTGAAAAGGGAAGCGTGCCCGGCGATGCCGGCTTCTTGGATGATTTCGATGACTTTACCGTGACCTCCACCGAAGGTCAACTGAACGGCTTTTGGGTGGGGCAGTACCAGGGGATTAACCTCACAAACCAGGTGCTGGCGAATGTGCCGGATATAGAGATGGACGAGCAATTGAAAGCACGCCTGCTGGCCGAGGCCAAGTTTATCCGGGCCTACCACTACTTCAACCTGGTGCGGGTATTCGGCGGCGTGCCGATTGTCTCGAAATTGCCAGAGACGCTGGAAGAGGCCAACCCGCCGAGAGCAACTAAAGAAGAGGTTTATAACTTTATCATCAGCGACCTGCAGGAGGCCGCGGCAGTGCTGCCCGTCAGTTACGATGCGGCCAACGTGGGCCGTGCCACCAAGGGAGCTGCGCTGGGGATGCTGGCCAAGGTGCAACTCTACCAGGAGAACTGGCAGGAGGTGCTGAACCTGACGGAACAAGTAATGAGCATGGGCTACTCGCTGACGCCAAGTTATGCAGATATCTTCACGCTTTCCGGGGAGAACAACATCGAGTCCATCTTCGAGATACAGGCCATGACCATCCCCGGCAACTGCGGGGCCTCCAACAGCCAATGGGCCGAGGTGCAGGGCGTGCGGGAGCAGTTCGGATGGGGCTTTGTGGAGCCGACCGAGGACCTTGTGAACGCCTTTGAAGAAGGGGATGAGCGCATGGAAGCAACTATCCTCTTCCGCGGAGAGGTGACGCCGGCCGGTGACAAAATAAAAGAGACAGTCCCCAACCCACGCTATAACCAGAAGGCCTATGTGCCGGGTTCGGTCACAACGGAGTGCGGTTATGCCAAAGACCAGAACATCCGCATCCTGCGCTTTGCCGAGGTGTTGCTGATGCACGCGGAGGCGGCCAACGAACTGGGGATGATAGAGGAAGCGCTGGAGTCGGTGAACAGGGTGCGCGAAAGGGCCGGGCTTGAGCCGATTGCGTCTGCCACACAGGAGGAGCTGCGGAACATCATTTGGCATGAGCGCCGCGTGGAACTGGCCCTGGAGAACGGAGACCGCTTCTTCGACCTGGTGCGCCAGGGCCGGGCAGGTGAGGTGCTGCGCGCGCAGGGCAAGCAATTTAAGGATGGCGTGAACGAGGTGATGCCCATCCCGCAGCAGCAGATAAGCCTGAGCGAGGGCGTGCTTACCCAGAACCCCGGCTATTAA
- a CDS encoding glucoamylase family protein, with translation MKRKLIPLIVLPLASLFGCQNPSETETTTVATAPTATTAEDSLSDEELLTLVQEKTFQYFWNGAEPTSGHARERIHMDNVYPSNDRNVVTTGATGFGLMALIVGMERGFITREEGVERLQKMVDYLEKADRFHGAWPHWIEGETGKVKPFGQKDNGGDLVETAFLVQGLLTVRQYLQDGTAEEKALAAQIDKLWKEVEWDWYRKDGQNVLYWHWSPDYAWEMNFPVTGYNEALIMYVLAAASPTHGVPAEVYHEGWAQNGKITSDAKTYGREVVLSHNGHEGTVGPMFWAHYSYLGLDPRGLKDKYADYWKLNQNHTMIQYEYAVDNPKNFEGYGKDTWGLTSSYSPEGYAGHSPKHDLGVIAPTAALSSYPYAPEESMRVIRHLYEDMGDKLWGEYGFYDAFSEEKDWYLPRYLGIDQGPIPVMIENGRTGLLWDLFMSAPEVQAGLKKLGFESPHLK, from the coding sequence ATGAAACGTAAATTAATCCCGCTTATAGTTTTGCCGCTGGCCAGCCTGTTCGGCTGCCAGAATCCCTCTGAAACCGAGACAACCACCGTTGCCACCGCACCCACTGCCACTACGGCAGAAGACAGCCTCAGCGACGAGGAACTCCTGACCTTGGTGCAGGAAAAGACGTTTCAGTATTTCTGGAACGGCGCAGAGCCCACGTCCGGCCATGCCCGGGAGCGAATCCACATGGACAATGTATACCCTTCGAATGACCGCAACGTCGTGACCACGGGAGCCACCGGTTTTGGCCTGATGGCTCTCATCGTCGGCATGGAACGTGGGTTTATTACACGGGAGGAAGGGGTGGAGCGCCTGCAGAAAATGGTGGACTACCTCGAAAAGGCCGATCGCTTCCACGGTGCCTGGCCGCACTGGATAGAGGGCGAGACGGGCAAAGTAAAGCCCTTCGGGCAGAAGGACAACGGGGGTGATTTGGTGGAGACAGCCTTCCTCGTGCAGGGCTTGCTTACTGTGCGGCAGTATCTGCAGGACGGTACTGCGGAGGAGAAGGCATTGGCTGCCCAGATAGACAAGCTCTGGAAGGAAGTGGAGTGGGACTGGTACCGAAAAGACGGGCAGAACGTGCTGTACTGGCACTGGAGCCCGGACTACGCCTGGGAAATGAATTTCCCGGTGACGGGTTACAACGAGGCCCTGATCATGTACGTGCTGGCTGCCGCCTCGCCCACGCACGGGGTGCCCGCCGAGGTATACCACGAGGGTTGGGCGCAGAACGGCAAAATCACCTCTGATGCGAAAACCTATGGGCGTGAGGTGGTGCTGAGTCACAATGGCCACGAAGGGACGGTGGGGCCGATGTTCTGGGCGCACTATTCGTACCTGGGCCTGGACCCGCGCGGACTGAAGGATAAGTATGCTGATTACTGGAAGCTCAACCAGAACCACACGATGATCCAATACGAATACGCCGTAGATAACCCCAAGAACTTCGAAGGCTACGGAAAAGACACCTGGGGCCTGACCTCCAGCTACTCGCCGGAAGGCTACGCCGGCCACAGCCCCAAACACGACCTCGGAGTTATCGCCCCGACAGCGGCCCTGTCGTCCTATCCCTACGCGCCCGAGGAATCCATGCGCGTGATCCGCCACCTGTACGAAGACATGGGAGACAAACTGTGGGGGGAGTACGGATTCTACGATGCTTTCTCGGAGGAGAAGGATTGGTACCTCCCGCGCTACCTTGGCATCGACCAGGGGCCGATTCCGGTGATGATTGAGAATGGCCGCACCGGGCTGCTGTGGGATTTGTTTATGAGCGCCCCGGAAGTGCAGGCCGGTTTAAAGAAGCTGGGTTTCGAAAGCCCGCACCTGAAGTAA
- a CDS encoding triple tyrosine motif-containing protein — MVAVRVNHTGFRPVFLLILCLLPCFLPPLAAASEGVPSTGFPYVQNFTKHTYQAGNQNWSVTQGPDGVMYYGNSIGLLAYDGNHWQLYPMPHNLTVRAVAADNKGRIYTGAFGEIGYWGYNSKGRFLYTSLTDLVPPEFALKDEVWKIYTDGDRVLFQSFASIFIYENGRMEVVRAEAPFLFLLKAGDRYFVEVISKGLYELKNKKLELIAPAGAPGASGVLSVLPFRMGTFLIGTNRDGLFLYDGHFLKPWQNQANTFLKENQLNNGVRLQNGRFAYGTILKGVVVVDTAGNVVQKIDKSSGLQNNTVLSLYADPMQNLWLGLDNGIDHIEIDSPLYFYFDKGGRFGTVYASIIHDNKIYLGTNQGLFYSAWTPDGVSLFQNLDFRMIPGSQGQVWDLSLIDGQLLCGHNDGTFRVEGDKLVKVSDAKGGWVIGKLLSDPDYLLQGTYNGLVLYKKDGSGNWALWHRVEGFSGPSRYVEQDNSGNIWVSHAYKGLFRLTLSNDLRRVKESSNYGKASGLPTDYKINISRLFNRLLFSSGAGFYVFDEVSNRFSPYQELNTKLGSFASSNRILPADKDTYWFINHGKVALVDFGSGGELTINTNQFRILDGRMVQEYENISRIRASDYLISIDDGFVVYSSGTRQPQPDLPPVLIRRIENTTDGATAISDRGSSGVLLELPFDRNNIRFAYSLPLFHQANVRFQYLLEGYSSQWSAWGGAAQKEFSNLPHGEYTFKVRARVDGSQLAEAAIYTFTVLPPWYATTWAFLAYAVLATLLALLLRKLYYLKLQRDKARIEQKLEQEKQEHLKREALLHEQKLVKLRNEQLRSELSGKSRELASTALNIVYKNELLQNIRVEMHKLEDADGNRLPAARLRKIQKIIDEGMGDRHDWNRFENSFDEAHENYFKKLKEGYPELTPNDLKLSAYLRMNMSSKEIASLLNITVRSVELRRYRLRKKLNMEHDKNLVEFFMGL, encoded by the coding sequence ATGGTTGCAGTACGTGTAAATCATACCGGCTTCAGGCCAGTCTTTTTGCTGATCTTGTGTTTACTTCCCTGCTTCCTTCCGCCGCTTGCTGCTGCCTCCGAGGGCGTGCCCAGCACTGGTTTCCCGTACGTGCAGAACTTCACGAAGCACACCTACCAGGCTGGCAACCAGAACTGGTCTGTCACGCAGGGACCTGACGGTGTGATGTACTATGGCAACTCCATCGGCCTGCTGGCCTACGACGGCAACCACTGGCAACTGTACCCGATGCCCCACAACCTGACGGTGCGCGCGGTGGCCGCTGATAACAAGGGGCGTATTTATACAGGGGCCTTCGGGGAGATTGGCTACTGGGGCTACAACAGCAAAGGGCGCTTCCTGTATACCTCCCTTACCGACCTGGTGCCACCGGAATTTGCGCTTAAAGACGAAGTCTGGAAGATATACACCGACGGCGACCGGGTGCTTTTCCAGTCGTTTGCCAGCATCTTTATATATGAGAACGGCAGGATGGAGGTCGTGCGGGCGGAGGCCCCCTTCCTGTTCCTGCTCAAGGCCGGAGACCGGTACTTTGTGGAGGTAATATCGAAGGGGCTGTATGAGCTGAAAAACAAAAAGCTGGAGTTGATTGCCCCGGCTGGCGCGCCCGGTGCATCCGGTGTGCTGTCGGTGCTGCCCTTCCGGATGGGAACTTTCCTGATAGGCACCAACCGGGATGGCCTGTTTCTGTATGACGGCCACTTCCTCAAGCCCTGGCAAAACCAGGCAAACACTTTTCTGAAGGAGAACCAGCTCAACAACGGCGTGCGCCTGCAAAACGGCCGCTTCGCGTATGGCACCATCCTGAAGGGCGTGGTGGTAGTGGACACGGCCGGGAACGTGGTGCAGAAAATCGACAAGTCCAGCGGGCTGCAGAACAACACGGTGCTGAGCCTCTATGCCGACCCAATGCAAAACCTGTGGCTGGGGCTCGACAACGGCATCGACCATATAGAGATCGATTCCCCGCTTTACTTTTATTTCGACAAGGGCGGCCGGTTCGGGACGGTGTACGCCAGCATCATCCACGACAATAAAATATACCTGGGCACCAACCAGGGGCTGTTCTACAGCGCGTGGACCCCGGACGGCGTTTCCCTGTTCCAGAACCTCGACTTCCGGATGATTCCAGGGTCACAGGGGCAGGTGTGGGACCTTTCGCTGATTGACGGGCAACTGCTCTGCGGCCACAACGACGGCACCTTCCGGGTAGAGGGCGACAAACTGGTGAAAGTGTCGGACGCCAAGGGCGGCTGGGTGATCGGCAAGCTGCTCTCGGACCCCGACTACCTGCTGCAGGGCACTTACAACGGGCTGGTGCTCTACAAAAAAGACGGCAGCGGCAACTGGGCGCTGTGGCACAGGGTGGAGGGGTTCAGCGGCCCGTCGCGCTACGTGGAGCAGGACAACAGCGGCAACATCTGGGTGAGCCACGCCTACAAGGGGCTGTTCCGGCTGACGCTGAGCAATGACCTGAGAAGGGTGAAGGAGAGCAGCAACTATGGCAAAGCCAGCGGATTGCCGACCGACTACAAAATCAACATCTCCCGCCTCTTCAACCGCCTCCTGTTCTCCTCCGGTGCCGGGTTCTACGTGTTTGATGAGGTCAGCAACCGGTTCTCGCCTTACCAGGAGCTCAACACGAAGCTAGGCAGCTTTGCTTCCTCCAACCGCATCCTGCCCGCCGACAAAGACACCTACTGGTTCATCAACCACGGCAAGGTGGCCTTGGTGGACTTCGGCAGTGGCGGAGAACTGACCATCAACACCAACCAGTTCCGCATCCTGGACGGGCGCATGGTGCAGGAATACGAGAACATCAGCCGGATTCGCGCCTCCGACTACCTCATCAGCATCGACGATGGTTTTGTGGTGTACAGCAGCGGCACCCGGCAGCCGCAACCGGATCTGCCGCCCGTCCTCATCCGCAGAATCGAGAACACTACCGACGGGGCCACAGCCATCAGCGACAGGGGCAGCAGTGGCGTCCTGCTGGAACTGCCTTTCGACCGCAATAACATTCGTTTTGCATATTCCCTGCCGCTCTTCCATCAGGCGAACGTCAGGTTCCAGTACCTGCTGGAGGGGTACTCCAGCCAATGGTCTGCCTGGGGCGGGGCGGCCCAGAAGGAGTTCTCGAATCTCCCGCACGGCGAATACACCTTTAAGGTGCGGGCCCGGGTAGACGGCAGCCAGTTGGCGGAGGCGGCCATATATACCTTCACGGTTTTGCCGCCGTGGTACGCCACCACCTGGGCCTTCCTCGCCTACGCCGTGCTGGCGACCCTGCTGGCGCTGCTGCTCCGGAAGCTGTATTACCTGAAGCTGCAGCGCGACAAGGCACGGATCGAGCAAAAGCTGGAGCAGGAGAAGCAGGAGCACCTGAAGCGGGAGGCCCTGCTGCACGAGCAGAAACTGGTGAAGCTGCGCAATGAGCAGCTGCGGTCGGAGCTCTCGGGCAAGAGCCGCGAACTGGCCAGCACCGCCCTGAACATCGTGTACAAGAACGAGCTGTTGCAGAATATACGGGTGGAGATGCACAAACTGGAGGACGCGGACGGCAACAGGCTGCCTGCCGCCAGGCTCCGGAAAATACAAAAGATCATAGACGAGGGCATGGGCGACCGGCACGACTGGAACCGGTTTGAGAACAGCTTTGACGAGGCCCACGAAAACTACTTCAAAAAGCTGAAAGAGGGCTATCCCGAACTCACCCCGAACGACCTTAAACTGAGTGCCTACCTGCGCATGAACATGAGCAGTAAAGAGATTGCCTCGCTGCTGAACATCACGGTGCGCAGCGTGGAACTGCGCCGCTACCGGCTGCGCAAGAAGCTAAATATGGAGCACGACAAGAACCTCGTCGAGTTCTTTATGGGGCTGTAG